In the Acropora muricata isolate sample 2 chromosome 10, ASM3666990v1, whole genome shotgun sequence genome, one interval contains:
- the LOC136932105 gene encoding uncharacterized protein isoform X1: MVYCFAPTCGHSSEGNTCKFFAFPSAIKQHNEYRRWMRLIRREDREPSKHSRVCSCHFRDGQKANGPEMFDRNKDKLFTEQRGPPKKRKKNSESKVQSLSQMIEIARKNEQPSVADTEQNVQTTQEIILEAELDFANRELKELNQTVQYKRNKYTVSALEGDVIRMETGLPTKEVFNIVVNHALRFKDSVNYFAGWNVESISFEDQIFITLMKIRQNYTQLHLAQLFHCSVATISNIVITFSHLLHEILFIDLMTTIPSREKNKISAPSSFRQFESCRIVIDCTDIEVAAPGLMSQQNATYSSYRGMNSFKVIVGVAPNGVITYVSRLYPGSISDKTIVQQSGLLKHLTAGDVILADKGFLIQDIVPHGVCVNIPPFLNNGTFTESEVKKTKAIAKARIHVERANARLKDFKILSFIPSYLRCYADILFQLCAALVNLQFPLIKEGCEDLVFE, translated from the exons ATGGTTTACTGTTTTGCTCCGACATGTGGCCATTCGTCGGAGGGCAACACTTGTAAGTTCTTCGCTTTTCCAAGCGCAATAAAGCAGCACAACGAGTACAGGAGGTGGATGCGACTCATAAG AAGAGAGGATCGAGAGCCGAGCAAGCACTCACGAGTATGTAGCTGCCATTTTAGGGATGGCCAGAAAGCCAATGGTCCAGAAATGTTTGATCGCAACAAGGACAAGTTATTCACTGAACAAAGGGGACcaccaaagaagagaaaaaagaataGTGAATCAAAGGTACAGTCTCTTTCACAGATGATTGAAATTGCTCGAAAAAATGAACAACCATCAGTTGCTGACACAGAACAAAACGTGCAAACAACACAGGAGATTATCCTGGAAGCAGAGCTTGACTTTGCCAACAGAGAGCTAAAGGAACTTAACCAAACTGTCCAGTACAAGAGGAACAAGTACACTGTGTCTGCGCTTGAGGGAGATGTCATACGAATGGAGACAGGCCTTCCAACCAAAGAAGTCTTTAACATTGTTGTAAACCATGCTCTTAGATTTAAAGATAGTGTGAACTATTTTGCTGGGTGGAATGTAGAATCAATCAGTTTTGAAGAtcaaatttttatcactttAATGAAAATTCGACAGAACTACACACAGCTTCACCTAGCCCAATTGTTTCATTGTAGTGTGGCCACGATTTCTAATATTGTTATAACATTTTCTCATCTTTTGCATGAAATTTTGTTTATTGACCTCATGACAACAATTCCATCCCGTGAAAAAAACAAGATCTCTGCACCGTCCTCCTTCAGGCAATTTGAATCCTGTCGGATTGTTATAGACTGCACAGACATTGAGGTTGCTGCACCTGGTTTGATGAGTCAGCAAAATGCAACATATTCATCGTACAGAGGAATGAATTCCTTTAAGGTCATAGTTGGTGTTGCACCAAATGGAGTTATCACTTATGTCAGCCGACTGTATCCAGGTTCTATTTCAGACAAGACTATCGTGCAGCAATCCGGACTCCTTAAGCACTTGACAGCTGGTGATGTGATTCTAGCTGACAAAGGTTTCCTTATCCAGGATATTGTACCACATGGTGTCTGTGTCAATATCCCACCTTTCCTGAATAATGGAACTTTCACAGAGAGtgaagtcaagaaaacaaaagccatAGCTAAAGCTCGAATTCATGTTGAAAGAGCAAATGCTAGGCTGAAAGACTTTAAAATTTTAAGCTTCATTCCTTCATATTTGCGTTGCTATGCTgacattttgtttcagttatgTGCTGCACTTGTAAATTTGCAATTTCCTTTAATCAAAGAGGGATGTGAAGATCTGGTTTTCGAATag
- the LOC136930472 gene encoding uncharacterized protein has translation MATLSIASLLSFFLEEKKSIKKGENDFKSDHIEAFTYQQGVLRGEVHASMKQKVYKVTIYLDEEQEIKSTECECPRGAFKCSHAAALFIHGIHNLSRTDVECQWRKRKANTSLSTQSVTEMFPPPKKYSALSIKPTQADRSSLYEDLKEYGRFTGLCWLISPEPPLANQLPFPTMR, from the exons ATGGCCACGCTCTCGATCGCTtcgcttctttctttcttcttagaagaaaagaaatcaataaagaaGGGGGAAAACGACTTTAAATCAGATCACATTGAGGCATTTACTTACCAGCAGGGTGTTTTACGAGGAGAAGTACACGCAAGCATGAAACAGAAGGTTTATAAAGTGACG ATTTACTTGGACGAAGAACAAGAGATAAAATCAACCGAGTGTGAATGTCCAAGAGGCGCGTTTAAATGCAGCCACGCAGCAGCCCTCTTTATTCATGGTATTCACAACCTGAGTCGAACCGACGTCGAATGCCAATGGCGGAAACGAAAGGCAAATACATCGCTTTCAACTCAATCGGTCACTGAAATGTTCCCCCCGCCTAAAAAGTATTCTGCTCTGTCGATAAAGCCGACACAAGCTGACCGTTCCTCATTGTACGAAGACCTGAAGGAGTATGGGCGGTTTACTGGACTCTGCTGGCTAATCAGTCCTGAACCACCTCTTGCGAACCAGCTACCCTTTCCAACTATGAGGTGA
- the LOC136932105 gene encoding uncharacterized protein isoform X2 has product MFDRNKDKLFTEQRGPPKKRKKNSESKVQSLSQMIEIARKNEQPSVADTEQNVQTTQEIILEAELDFANRELKELNQTVQYKRNKYTVSALEGDVIRMETGLPTKEVFNIVVNHALRFKDSVNYFAGWNVESISFEDQIFITLMKIRQNYTQLHLAQLFHCSVATISNIVITFSHLLHEILFIDLMTTIPSREKNKISAPSSFRQFESCRIVIDCTDIEVAAPGLMSQQNATYSSYRGMNSFKVIVGVAPNGVITYVSRLYPGSISDKTIVQQSGLLKHLTAGDVILADKGFLIQDIVPHGVCVNIPPFLNNGTFTESEVKKTKAIAKARIHVERANARLKDFKILSFIPSYLRCYADILFQLCAALVNLQFPLIKEGCEDLVFE; this is encoded by the coding sequence ATGTTTGATCGCAACAAGGACAAGTTATTCACTGAACAAAGGGGACcaccaaagaagagaaaaaagaataGTGAATCAAAGGTACAGTCTCTTTCACAGATGATTGAAATTGCTCGAAAAAATGAACAACCATCAGTTGCTGACACAGAACAAAACGTGCAAACAACACAGGAGATTATCCTGGAAGCAGAGCTTGACTTTGCCAACAGAGAGCTAAAGGAACTTAACCAAACTGTCCAGTACAAGAGGAACAAGTACACTGTGTCTGCGCTTGAGGGAGATGTCATACGAATGGAGACAGGCCTTCCAACCAAAGAAGTCTTTAACATTGTTGTAAACCATGCTCTTAGATTTAAAGATAGTGTGAACTATTTTGCTGGGTGGAATGTAGAATCAATCAGTTTTGAAGAtcaaatttttatcactttAATGAAAATTCGACAGAACTACACACAGCTTCACCTAGCCCAATTGTTTCATTGTAGTGTGGCCACGATTTCTAATATTGTTATAACATTTTCTCATCTTTTGCATGAAATTTTGTTTATTGACCTCATGACAACAATTCCATCCCGTGAAAAAAACAAGATCTCTGCACCGTCCTCCTTCAGGCAATTTGAATCCTGTCGGATTGTTATAGACTGCACAGACATTGAGGTTGCTGCACCTGGTTTGATGAGTCAGCAAAATGCAACATATTCATCGTACAGAGGAATGAATTCCTTTAAGGTCATAGTTGGTGTTGCACCAAATGGAGTTATCACTTATGTCAGCCGACTGTATCCAGGTTCTATTTCAGACAAGACTATCGTGCAGCAATCCGGACTCCTTAAGCACTTGACAGCTGGTGATGTGATTCTAGCTGACAAAGGTTTCCTTATCCAGGATATTGTACCACATGGTGTCTGTGTCAATATCCCACCTTTCCTGAATAATGGAACTTTCACAGAGAGtgaagtcaagaaaacaaaagccatAGCTAAAGCTCGAATTCATGTTGAAAGAGCAAATGCTAGGCTGAAAGACTTTAAAATTTTAAGCTTCATTCCTTCATATTTGCGTTGCTATGCTgacattttgtttcagttatgTGCTGCACTTGTAAATTTGCAATTTCCTTTAATCAAAGAGGGATGTGAAGATCTGGTTTTCGAATag